One Fusobacterium ulcerans DNA segment encodes these proteins:
- a CDS encoding PTS transporter subunit EIIB gives MESTKWLYWIIGIIILVVAAIIIRKYKLITKMKRVNCVDLDKLEEKKFSGMGKLYIKALGGEKNIVSVDPCMTRIRVIMKDGSLLDEKRIIVLGAHKVIKLTDTKIHIIIGLKAEKLAEEINDIREKNR, from the coding sequence ATGGAATCGACCAAGTGGTTATATTGGATAATTGGGATAATTATACTAGTTGTAGCAGCAATAATTATCAGAAAATATAAACTGATCACTAAAATGAAAAGAGTAAATTGTGTTGATTTGGATAAACTTGAAGAAAAGAAATTTTCAGGAATGGGGAAACTATATATCAAAGCTTTAGGTGGAGAGAAAAATATAGTAAGTGTAGACCCATGTATGACAAGAATAAGAGTAATAATGAAAGATGGTTCTCTGTTGGATGAAAAGAGAATAATTGTTTTAGGGGCTCATAAAGTTATAAAACTTACAGATACAAAGATTCATATTATTATTGGACTGAAAGCTGAAAAGTTAGCTGAGGAAATAAATGATATAAGAGAAAAAAATAGATAA
- the secA gene encoding preprotein translocase subunit SecA — MIGDLLKKIFGTKNDREIKRIRKIVDVINQLEPDFEKLTDEQLKAKTAYFKERLAKGETLDDILPEAFATVRETSKRVLGLRHYDVQLIGGIVLHEGKITEMKTGEGKTLVATCPVYLNALTGKGVHIITVNDYLASRDRDMMGRVYDFLGLNSGVILNGISTEQRKQAYNSDITYGTNSEFGFDYLRDNMVGSIEERVQRELNYCIVDEVDSILIDEARTPLIISGAATESIKWYKVFYQIVSMLSRSYETEGIKDVKAKKEMDIPPEKWGDYEVDEKAKNIVLTEKGVTKVEKLLKIDNLYSPENVELTHYLNQALKAKELFKRDRDYLVNGEGQVIIIDEFTGRAMEGRRYSDGLHQAIEAKEGVNIAGENQTLASITLQNYFRMYEKLSGMTGTAETEAAEFVHTYGLEVVVIPTNKPVMRKDHPDLVFKTHKEKIDAIINRIEELHRKGQPVLVGTISIKSSEDLSELLKARKIPHNVLNAKFHAQEAEIVAQAGRFGTVTIATNMAGRGTDIMLGGNPEFLAVEEVGSRDAENYAEVLEKYRVQCEEEREKVMEQGGLFILGTERHESRRIDNQLRGRAGRQGDPGESEFYLSLEDDLMRLFGSDRVKTVMEKLGLPEGEPITHSMINKAIANAQNKIESRNFGIRKNLLEFDDVMNKQRGAIYASRNEAMVKDDLKETVLHMLKDTIHSQVTERFVGEFKDDWDIIGLAEFLNEKYGYEITDLTEYKSTSIENYAEKLYNDIVKEYDEKENRIGSDLMRRLEKYILFEVVDSRWREHLKSLDGLREGIYLRAYGQRDPIVEYKLLSGELYEQMLETIKEQTTSFLFKVIIKSPEEEELKPKEESLGKVNYNTEDEEEDNNQPRTSEKIGRNDPCPCGSGKKHKNCCGRV; from the coding sequence ATGATAGGAGATTTGTTAAAAAAGATATTTGGTACTAAAAACGATAGAGAAATAAAGAGGATAAGGAAGATAGTAGATGTTATCAATCAGCTTGAGCCTGATTTTGAAAAACTTACTGATGAGCAGCTAAAAGCAAAAACTGCTTACTTCAAAGAAAGATTAGCTAAAGGTGAAACTTTAGATGATATTCTACCTGAAGCATTTGCAACAGTAAGAGAAACATCTAAGAGAGTTTTAGGACTTAGACATTACGATGTTCAGCTTATTGGTGGAATAGTACTTCATGAAGGAAAAATCACTGAAATGAAAACAGGAGAAGGAAAAACTCTTGTGGCAACATGTCCTGTATACTTAAATGCCCTTACTGGAAAAGGTGTACATATTATAACTGTAAATGATTATCTTGCTTCAAGAGACAGAGATATGATGGGAAGAGTTTATGACTTCCTTGGATTAAATTCTGGAGTAATATTAAATGGTATATCAACAGAGCAGAGAAAACAAGCTTATAACAGTGATATTACATATGGTACAAACTCAGAATTTGGATTTGACTACTTGAGAGACAACATGGTAGGAAGTATAGAAGAGAGAGTACAAAGAGAACTTAACTACTGTATAGTGGATGAGGTTGACTCTATCCTTATAGACGAAGCAAGAACACCACTTATTATATCTGGTGCTGCTACTGAATCTATCAAATGGTATAAAGTGTTCTATCAAATAGTTTCAATGTTAAGCAGAAGCTATGAAACTGAAGGAATCAAAGATGTAAAAGCTAAAAAAGAAATGGATATTCCACCTGAAAAATGGGGAGACTATGAAGTTGATGAGAAAGCTAAGAACATTGTTCTTACTGAAAAAGGTGTAACAAAAGTTGAAAAACTATTGAAAATAGACAACCTTTATTCTCCAGAAAATGTAGAACTTACTCATTATCTGAATCAGGCTTTAAAAGCTAAAGAACTTTTCAAAAGAGACAGAGATTATCTGGTAAATGGTGAAGGACAGGTAATAATAATAGATGAATTTACTGGAAGAGCTATGGAAGGAAGAAGATATTCAGATGGTCTTCACCAAGCTATAGAAGCAAAAGAAGGAGTGAACATAGCTGGAGAAAACCAAACTCTTGCATCAATCACACTTCAAAACTATTTCAGAATGTATGAGAAATTATCTGGAATGACTGGTACTGCTGAAACAGAAGCGGCAGAGTTTGTCCATACATATGGATTGGAAGTTGTAGTTATCCCTACAAATAAACCAGTAATGAGAAAAGATCATCCAGACTTGGTTTTCAAGACACATAAAGAGAAAATAGATGCAATAATAAATAGAATAGAAGAATTACATAGAAAAGGACAGCCAGTACTTGTGGGAACTATTTCAATAAAAAGTTCTGAAGATCTTTCTGAACTTCTTAAAGCAAGAAAAATACCTCATAATGTATTAAATGCTAAATTCCATGCTCAAGAGGCAGAAATAGTAGCACAGGCTGGAAGATTTGGAACTGTAACTATTGCTACTAACATGGCAGGTAGAGGTACTGACATCATGCTTGGAGGAAATCCTGAATTCCTTGCTGTAGAAGAAGTAGGAAGCAGAGATGCTGAAAATTATGCTGAAGTACTGGAAAAATACAGAGTACAATGTGAAGAAGAAAGAGAAAAAGTTATGGAGCAAGGAGGATTATTTATCCTTGGAACTGAAAGACATGAATCTAGAAGAATAGATAATCAATTAAGAGGAAGAGCAGGTAGACAGGGAGACCCTGGAGAATCAGAATTCTATCTATCTCTTGAAGATGACTTAATGAGATTGTTTGGTTCAGACAGAGTTAAAACTGTAATGGAAAAATTAGGACTTCCAGAGGGAGAGCCTATTACTCACTCAATGATCAATAAGGCAATAGCTAATGCGCAAAATAAAATAGAATCTAGAAACTTTGGAATCAGAAAAAATCTTCTTGAGTTTGATGATGTTATGAACAAACAAAGAGGAGCTATCTATGCAAGCAGAAATGAAGCTATGGTAAAAGATGATCTTAAAGAAACAGTTTTACATATGCTTAAAGATACTATTCATTCACAAGTAACAGAGAGATTTGTTGGAGAATTTAAAGATGACTGGGATATTATAGGGCTTGCAGAGTTCTTAAATGAAAAATACGGATATGAAATAACAGATTTAACTGAATATAAATCTACAAGTATAGAAAATTATGCAGAAAAATTGTATAATGATATTGTAAAAGAATATGATGAAAAAGAAAATAGAATAGGTTCTGATCTAATGAGAAGACTTGAGAAATATATACTGTTTGAAGTAGTTGACTCAAGATGGAGAGAGCATTTGAAATCATTAGATGGATTGAGAGAAGGAATTTACCTGAGAGCATATGGACAAAGAGATCCAATAGTAGAATATAAACTTCTTTCTGGAGAACTTTATGAGCAAATGCTTGAAACAATAAAGGAACAAACAACTTCATTCCTGTTTAAAGTTATAATTAAGAGTCCAGAAGAGGAAGAATTAAAGCCAAAGGAAGAATCGCTGGGTAAAGTAAATTATAATACTGAGGATGAAGAAGAGGATAATAATCAACCAAGAACTTCTGAAAAAATAGGAAGAAATGATCCTTGTCCTTGTGGAAGCGGAAAAAAACATAAAAACTGCTGTGGAAGAGTGTAA
- the mnmA gene encoding tRNA 2-thiouridine(34) synthase MnmA, with product MNRKKAVIGMSGGVDSSVGAYLLKEQGYEVIGVTLNHKKEKSLNEEIKAAQRICDFLGIEHKIIDIEELFQKEVIDDFLEGYSQGITPSPCVICDERVKMRVLFETADKEGAYFVATGHYSSVEYSEEFKRDLLKVSYDPRKDQSYMLYRLDNDKISRLLFPLHSYEKKQIREIAKNIGLEVHDKEDSQGICFAKEGYIEFLRKNLGDKIKKGNFIDSNGNIMGEHEGYQLYTIGQRRGLGLKLPRAYFITKINKEKNEITIGEYEELYQKRVELKKFKLSVKITDILDKKIIGRPRFSSFGASGKILFENEKLFFEFDEENPQTAPGQHLVLYYKNLVLGGGIIS from the coding sequence ATGAATAGAAAAAAGGCAGTCATAGGAATGAGCGGAGGAGTAGATTCTTCTGTGGGAGCATATCTTTTGAAGGAACAGGGATATGAAGTCATAGGTGTAACACTGAATCATAAAAAAGAAAAATCTCTCAATGAAGAGATAAAAGCTGCTCAAAGGATATGTGATTTTCTTGGAATTGAACATAAAATAATAGATATAGAAGAATTATTTCAAAAGGAAGTTATAGACGATTTCCTTGAGGGATATTCTCAGGGAATAACTCCTTCTCCCTGTGTCATCTGTGATGAAAGAGTAAAAATGAGAGTTCTTTTTGAAACAGCAGACAAAGAAGGAGCATATTTTGTAGCTACAGGGCATTATAGTTCGGTAGAATATTCAGAAGAATTCAAAAGAGATCTGTTGAAAGTTTCATATGATCCCAGAAAAGATCAAAGCTATATGCTTTACAGACTGGATAATGATAAAATATCAAGACTTCTTTTTCCACTTCATTCTTATGAAAAAAAACAGATAAGAGAGATAGCGAAGAATATTGGATTGGAAGTACATGATAAAGAAGACAGTCAGGGAATATGTTTTGCTAAGGAAGGGTATATAGAATTTCTTAGAAAAAATTTAGGAGATAAGATAAAAAAAGGCAATTTCATAGACAGCAATGGGAATATTATGGGAGAGCATGAAGGGTATCAACTATATACTATTGGTCAAAGAAGAGGTCTGGGACTTAAACTTCCAAGGGCATATTTTATAACAAAAATAAATAAAGAAAAAAATGAAATAACTATCGGAGAATATGAAGAACTGTACCAAAAAAGAGTAGAACTAAAAAAATTTAAATTATCTGTAAAAATAACTGATATTTTAGATAAAAAAATTATTGGAAGACCGAGATTTTCTAGCTTTGGTGCAAGTGGAAAAATTTTATTTGAGAATGAAAAACTTTTTTTTGAGTTTGATGAAGAGAATCCTCAGACTGCTCCTGGACAGCATTTGGTGTTGTATTACAAAAATTTGGTACTAGGTGGGGGAATAATATCATAA
- a CDS encoding putative manganese-dependent inorganic diphosphatase, translated as MEPILIFGHRHPDTDSICSSIALAELKKEMGINAIPYRLGDINKETEYVLKYFGVKVPKLLKTVSAQISDLTRVEKKTLSIDDSLRSALDIMTVENFSSLPVVDDKKQLKGMIHISDIANTYLNLEHSDLFGKYKTTYENLKDVLDGIIVSGTYPSGIITGNLKAVSELENVTQGDIVVTTSMVDGIDRSIKAGAKVIIVACDEDDFISPRVTSDCAIMRVHANLFKTISLVSQSLSLSSIMNNTKFYSFKKDDFLHDIKDIMKEATQTNFPVTEKDGTVYGTIRTKNLINFTRKQVILVDHNELAHSVEGLQDAKILQVIDHHKFGNFITDEPVKINAEIVGCTCTIVYELFREARITPSKKAAGLMMSAILSDTLMFKSPTCTQKDIDTVKELALICEELDYEEYGMNMLIAGTSLANRSPYEILTTDMKEFSMNGINMGIAQVNTVDVAGLLNKQADLERVMKEINKNSEFSMFILIITDIIKSGSYAMVAGDFPELIERAFNVQLENNLTWLEGVVSRKKQIVPFLMAASQSLD; from the coding sequence ATGGAGCCTATTTTGATTTTTGGACATAGACATCCAGATACAGATTCTATCTGTTCTTCAATTGCCTTAGCTGAACTAAAAAAAGAGATGGGAATAAATGCTATTCCTTACAGACTTGGTGATATAAATAAAGAAACAGAATATGTCTTAAAATATTTTGGTGTAAAAGTTCCTAAACTTTTAAAAACAGTTAGTGCTCAGATATCTGACCTGACTAGAGTGGAAAAAAAGACTTTATCTATAGATGATTCTTTGAGGTCAGCTTTGGATATAATGACAGTGGAAAATTTTTCCAGTCTTCCTGTAGTAGATGACAAAAAACAGCTTAAAGGTATGATTCATATCTCTGATATTGCTAATACTTACCTTAATCTTGAACATTCAGATCTTTTTGGAAAATATAAGACAACATATGAAAACCTGAAAGATGTTCTTGATGGAATAATTGTAAGCGGTACTTATCCAAGTGGTATTATCACTGGAAATCTAAAAGCTGTATCTGAACTGGAAAATGTTACTCAGGGAGATATAGTTGTAACTACATCTATGGTAGATGGTATCGACAGATCAATCAAAGCTGGAGCAAAGGTTATAATCGTTGCTTGTGATGAGGATGATTTTATCAGCCCAAGAGTAACTTCTGACTGTGCTATTATGAGGGTTCACGCTAACCTTTTCAAGACAATAAGTCTTGTAAGCCAGTCGCTTTCATTATCATCTATAATGAATAATACAAAGTTCTATTCATTTAAAAAAGATGATTTTTTACATGATATAAAAGATATAATGAAAGAAGCAACACAGACAAACTTCCCAGTTACTGAAAAAGATGGAACAGTATATGGAACTATTAGAACTAAAAACCTGATTAATTTTACAAGAAAACAGGTTATTTTAGTTGACCATAATGAACTGGCTCATTCAGTAGAGGGATTACAAGATGCAAAAATATTACAGGTTATTGACCACCACAAATTTGGAAATTTCATTACTGATGAACCTGTAAAAATAAATGCTGAAATAGTTGGATGTACTTGTACTATTGTCTATGAATTATTCAGAGAGGCGAGAATTACTCCATCTAAAAAAGCTGCTGGACTTATGATGAGTGCTATTCTTTCAGATACACTTATGTTCAAGTCTCCTACTTGTACTCAGAAAGATATAGATACAGTTAAAGAACTTGCCCTTATCTGTGAAGAGCTTGATTATGAAGAGTATGGAATGAATATGCTTATAGCAGGAACTTCTCTTGCTAACAGATCTCCATATGAAATACTTACTACAGATATGAAGGAATTCTCTATGAATGGAATTAATATGGGAATTGCTCAAGTAAATACTGTAGACGTAGCTGGGCTTTTAAATAAACAGGCTGATTTGGAAAGAGTTATGAAAGAGATAAATAAAAATTCTGAATTCTCAATGTTTATACTTATTATTACAGATATAATAAAATCTGGTTCTTATGCTATGGTAGCTGGAGATTTCCCTGAACTTATAGAGAGAGCTTTTAATGTTCAGCTGGAAAATAACCTTACATGGCTGGAAGGAGTAGTTTCAAGAAAGAAACAGATAGTTCCTTTCCTTATGGCTGCAAGTCAGAGTTTAGATTAA
- a CDS encoding potassium channel family protein yields MKLNSIKDKLFKMLAEDLDLGYVVEIVKKNLDFKSKMKMIIDIARKSENYDFIIFLIKMTAAISIFLPIISQLCSMKSINIFKLNFQTFKQIPVLFVSIFPIIVIGRKNLIFKDGAFKAIILILYYIVCIPITIVIFGLNIGKIGNEYEDVYYLVFAVNIMLLFTSHIVLIKYCVTDIILRKRKVKSSDVIITLMTYITLGISFGALYSVINIYYDGTAFHGMEDVNTTLYFYFKHIYFSFVTLTTLGYGDIYPLKFLGQFFVIIEALTGIFLLNFSLGITLSSGILNFQIVQKDDGDKTKETDKSGEKSNE; encoded by the coding sequence ATGAAACTGAATAGTATAAAAGATAAGTTATTCAAAATGCTGGCTGAGGATTTAGATCTTGGATATGTAGTGGAGATAGTAAAAAAGAATCTTGATTTTAAATCTAAGATGAAGATGATAATAGATATAGCTAGAAAAAGTGAAAATTATGATTTTATAATTTTCTTAATAAAGATGACAGCAGCTATATCTATTTTTCTTCCTATAATTTCACAGCTGTGCAGTATGAAATCTATAAATATATTTAAACTGAATTTCCAGACTTTCAAACAGATTCCAGTATTATTTGTGAGTATATTTCCAATAATCGTCATAGGAAGAAAAAATCTTATCTTCAAAGATGGAGCATTTAAAGCAATAATTCTGATACTTTACTACATAGTATGCATTCCTATTACAATAGTTATTTTTGGGCTTAATATAGGAAAAATAGGGAATGAATATGAAGATGTATATTATCTCGTTTTTGCTGTAAATATAATGCTTCTTTTTACCAGCCACATTGTTCTTATAAAATATTGTGTAACAGATATAATCCTTAGAAAGAGAAAAGTAAAAAGCAGTGATGTAATAATTACTCTGATGACATATATAACTCTAGGGATAAGTTTTGGTGCACTTTATTCAGTAATAAATATCTATTATGATGGAACAGCTTTTCATGGAATGGAAGATGTAAATACTACTTTGTATTTCTACTTTAAACATATTTATTTCAGCTTTGTTACTTTGACAACTTTGGGATATGGAGATATATATCCATTGAAATTTCTGGGACAATTTTTTGTTATAATAGAAGCACTGACTGGAATATTCCTTTTGAATTTTTCTCTAGGAATAACTTTAAGTTCAGGAATACTGAATTTTCAAATAGTTCAAAAAGATGATGGAGATAAGACAAAGGAAACTGATAAATCAGGAGAAAAGAGTAATGAATAG
- a CDS encoding aromatic acid exporter family protein, with amino-acid sequence MNYFDHRVIKTALGTFLAIYLAQVMGISYGVTAGIVTIISIQTTKKESVKIAIERFIASLVGLFIAAMFFYFWGYTPFVFGLFILIFMPVCLKFNLFQGFLVTVVLATHILTEKNISLKILSNEILILVLGAVIAIVLNLYMPDVTKKIKHTQENVDNFMKKILSYMSDELITGAIFVDEDKVFKDLRKELDIGRDLAYKDYNNALFYGSRYEIEVFNMKRAQYKVLMRMRRHFYNFFISSEHTFIVSEFTRKVGSSIGVDKLYLEALEELEALREKFKSMPLPKSRVEFESRAVLLQFFNDIEEFLEIKKDFMKKYTLDGEKKI; translated from the coding sequence TTGAATTATTTTGATCATAGAGTTATAAAAACTGCTTTGGGGACATTTTTGGCAATATATCTGGCTCAGGTTATGGGAATAAGTTATGGAGTAACAGCTGGGATAGTTACAATAATAAGTATACAGACAACTAAAAAAGAATCAGTGAAAATAGCTATAGAAAGATTTATAGCTTCCCTTGTGGGGCTTTTTATAGCAGCAATGTTTTTTTATTTCTGGGGATATACACCATTTGTATTTGGACTTTTTATCTTGATATTTATGCCAGTATGTTTAAAATTTAATTTGTTTCAAGGATTTTTAGTAACAGTAGTACTTGCAACTCATATTTTGACAGAAAAAAATATATCCTTAAAAATACTTTCAAATGAAATATTGATATTAGTACTTGGGGCAGTGATAGCTATAGTTTTAAATCTATATATGCCTGATGTGACTAAAAAAATAAAGCATACTCAGGAAAATGTAGATAATTTTATGAAAAAAATTCTAAGTTATATGAGTGATGAACTGATAACTGGAGCTATATTTGTTGATGAAGATAAAGTATTTAAAGATTTGAGAAAAGAACTGGACATAGGAAGAGATTTAGCATATAAGGACTATAATAATGCTTTGTTCTATGGTTCGAGATATGAGATAGAAGTTTTTAACATGAAAAGAGCTCAATACAAAGTTTTAATGAGAATGAGAAGACATTTTTATAATTTTTTCATAAGTAGTGAGCATACATTTATTGTTTCAGAATTTACAAGAAAAGTTGGAAGCTCAATAGGAGTAGATAAACTTTATCTTGAAGCTTTGGAGGAATTGGAGGCATTGAGAGAAAAATTTAAAAGCATGCCTCTTCCAAAGAGCAGAGTTGAATTTGAAAGCAGGGCAGTATTGTTGCAATTTTTTAATGACATAGAAGAATTTCTTGAAATTAAGAAGGATTTTATGAAAAAATATACATTAGATGGGGAGAAAAAAATATAG
- the ligA gene encoding NAD-dependent DNA ligase LigA, whose product MKEMKLNFFEENDMKKDKERIEKLRADLLKYNQYYYTNNESLISDVEYDMLMNELKELEEKYPEYKSEASPTVIVGASNLRENKFQKVTHKKPMLSLSNTYNEEEIGDFIDRIKRLLPEREDIKYALELKLDGLSISIQYEKGKLVRGVTRGDGAIGEDVTENIMEIETIPHTLKEPLDMEIRGEIVLPISRFESLNERRMEAGEEVFANPRNAASGTLRQIDASIIKERGLDCYFYFIVDAKNYGIQTHSESIKYLESLGIKTTGVCEVLDTASALKKRIDYWEQEKEKLDYETDGMVIKVDNLDLWDELGNTTKSPRWAIAYKFPAKQVTTTLLGITWQVGRTGKVTPVAELEEVALSGSKVKRASLHNFHEIERKDIRIGDKVFIEKAAEIIPQVVKSIKEFRDGSEKMITEPDKCPVCGSPVAREEGQVDIKCTNPVCPGKVKGRIEYFVSRDAMNIGGFGSKMVEKMLELSFIKNVGDIYDLKDHKEDLENIEKMGKRSVENLLDSIEASKKRDYSKVIYALGIPFIGKYSGKLLAEASRNIDNLMKMEIEELIEIDGIGDKGAKAVYDFLRDEENIELINILKGHGLQFAMEEKEEEDQSEKIFSGKTFLFTGTLKNFKREEIKEEIEKLGGKNLSAVSKNLDYLIIGEKAGSKLKKAQELGTVKILTEEEFVEICKNNNKN is encoded by the coding sequence ATGAAAGAGATGAAATTAAATTTTTTTGAGGAGAATGACATGAAAAAGGATAAGGAGAGAATAGAGAAGCTGAGAGCAGACCTCTTAAAGTACAACCAGTATTACTATACAAATAATGAGAGCCTTATTTCTGATGTGGAATATGACATGCTGATGAATGAACTTAAAGAGCTGGAGGAAAAATATCCAGAGTATAAAAGCGAAGCTTCACCAACAGTTATAGTAGGAGCTTCAAATCTTAGAGAGAATAAGTTTCAGAAAGTAACACATAAAAAACCTATGTTAAGTCTTTCTAATACATATAATGAAGAAGAGATAGGAGATTTTATAGATAGAATAAAAAGACTTCTTCCTGAAAGAGAGGACATAAAATATGCTCTTGAATTAAAACTAGATGGACTTTCTATAAGCATCCAATATGAAAAAGGAAAGCTGGTAAGAGGTGTAACCAGAGGAGATGGAGCTATCGGGGAAGATGTTACAGAAAATATAATGGAGATAGAAACAATTCCTCATACATTAAAAGAACCTTTAGATATGGAGATAAGAGGGGAGATAGTTCTTCCTATAAGCAGATTTGAAAGTCTGAATGAGAGAAGAATGGAAGCTGGAGAGGAAGTGTTTGCCAATCCAAGAAATGCTGCAAGCGGGACGCTTAGACAGATAGACGCCAGTATAATAAAAGAAAGAGGACTGGACTGCTATTTTTATTTTATAGTAGATGCTAAGAATTATGGAATACAGACTCATAGTGAAAGTATAAAATATCTGGAATCTTTAGGAATAAAAACTACAGGAGTATGTGAGGTGCTGGACACAGCTTCTGCTTTGAAAAAGAGAATAGATTACTGGGAACAGGAAAAAGAGAAACTGGACTATGAAACAGATGGAATGGTAATAAAAGTAGATAATCTTGATCTTTGGGATGAACTTGGAAATACTACTAAAAGTCCTAGATGGGCCATAGCATATAAGTTTCCTGCTAAACAGGTAACAACTACTCTATTGGGAATTACATGGCAGGTGGGAAGAACTGGGAAGGTTACTCCAGTTGCTGAACTTGAAGAGGTAGCATTATCTGGAAGCAAGGTAAAAAGAGCCAGTCTTCATAATTTCCATGAAATAGAAAGAAAAGATATAAGAATAGGAGATAAAGTATTTATAGAAAAAGCTGCTGAGATAATACCGCAGGTAGTAAAATCTATAAAAGAGTTTAGAGACGGCAGTGAAAAGATGATAACTGAACCAGATAAATGTCCTGTATGTGGAAGTCCAGTTGCCAGAGAAGAGGGACAGGTAGATATAAAATGTACCAACCCAGTATGTCCCGGAAAAGTAAAGGGAAGAATAGAATATTTTGTATCAAGAGATGCCATGAATATAGGTGGATTTGGAAGCAAAATGGTGGAAAAAATGCTGGAACTAAGTTTTATAAAAAATGTTGGAGATATATATGATTTGAAAGATCATAAAGAAGATCTTGAAAACATAGAAAAAATGGGAAAAAGAAGTGTAGAAAATCTTTTAGATTCTATTGAGGCCAGTAAAAAAAGAGATTACTCAAAAGTTATTTATGCTTTAGGAATACCTTTTATTGGAAAATATTCTGGAAAACTTTTAGCAGAAGCAAGCAGAAATATAGATAATCTTATGAAAATGGAAATAGAGGAATTAATAGAGATAGATGGAATTGGAGATAAGGGAGCAAAGGCTGTATATGATTTCCTTAGAGATGAAGAAAATATTGAGCTTATAAATATTTTAAAAGGTCATGGACTACAGTTCGCTATGGAGGAAAAAGAAGAGGAAGATCAGTCAGAAAAGATTTTTTCTGGAAAAACTTTCCTTTTTACAGGAACTCTTAAAAATTTCAAAAGAGAAGAGATAAAAGAAGAGATAGAAAAACTTGGAGGAAAAAATCTGTCAGCAGTGAGCAAAAATCTTGATTATCTTATCATTGGAGAGAAAGCTGGAAGTAAATTAAAAAAAGCTCAAGAGTTAGGGACTGTAAAAATTCTTACAGAGGAAGAATTTGTGGAGATATGTAAAAACAATAACAAAAATTAA
- a CDS encoding biotin--[acetyl-CoA-carboxylase] ligase: MRIFRFESIDSTSDYLKNKKDIENYDLAIAEIQTKGRGRRGNNWFSSKGMALFSFALKAEKNISIEEYSKLPLVTGISVLRGIRRIEELDLKFKWTNDIYLDDKKLSGILVEKVDDFFIIGIGINVNNKELGLAEETAISLTNKTKNSYIIEDIIFTVIDEFKKYYKRFCDGEWEYILDEINSKNYLKGKTVDIVSINGTAAGIVNEIAQDGRLEVEVSGIKQLFNIGEVHISRMKNETE, encoded by the coding sequence ATGCGAATATTCCGATTTGAAAGTATAGATTCTACAAGTGATTATCTTAAAAATAAAAAAGATATTGAAAATTATGATCTGGCAATAGCTGAAATTCAGACTAAGGGAAGAGGCAGAAGAGGAAATAATTGGTTTTCAAGCAAGGGAATGGCTCTCTTTAGTTTCGCTCTAAAAGCTGAAAAAAATATCTCAATAGAAGAGTATTCCAAGCTTCCCCTTGTCACAGGGATTTCTGTATTAAGAGGAATCAGAAGAATAGAGGAACTGGATTTAAAATTTAAATGGACAAACGATATCTATCTTGATGATAAAAAATTGTCAGGGATACTTGTAGAAAAAGTAGATGATTTTTTTATCATAGGAATAGGAATAAATGTAAATAATAAAGAATTGGGATTGGCTGAAGAAACAGCCATATCCCTTACAAATAAAACAAAGAACAGTTATATAATTGAAGATATTATATTTACTGTAATAGATGAATTTAAAAAATATTACAAAAGATTTTGTGATGGAGAATGGGAATATATACTGGATGAAATTAACAGCAAAAATTATCTCAAAGGGAAAACAGTGGATATTGTAAGTATAAATGGAACAGCTGCTGGAATAGTGAATGAGATAGCACAAGATGGAAGATTGGAAGTAGAAGTATCTGGAATAAAACAACTCTTCAATATAGGAGAAGTACATATAAGCAGGATGAAAAATGAAACTGAATAG